A single region of the Ptychodera flava strain L36383 chromosome 9, AS_Pfla_20210202, whole genome shotgun sequence genome encodes:
- the LOC139140680 gene encoding LOW QUALITY PROTEIN: cyclin-dependent kinase 5 activator 1-like (The sequence of the model RefSeq protein was modified relative to this genomic sequence to represent the inferred CDS: inserted 1 base in 1 codon) — MGTVLSLSPKPRKSALHEDCTVSMANLNALYNCKNNNINTTTKPSIEKPMRKHSAMFISALSWKMFSASSKKNKPSNNNNNVLRTKNTNIIEQQNNYNNATSNGVISSIKKSYSCFNLNSHCDKSSKGNNNNVIKKSQSGSAVKTPNAKKTIQASTGELLKCLGNFLSRRCSCLRDFEGNDAIMWLRSVDRSLLLQGWQDIAFITPANLVFVYMLCRDLVDDKFXSESELQAVVLTCLYLSYSYMGNEISYPLKPFLVEDDKDRFWDRSLKIINDCSANMLRINKESTYFSEVFAELKSYS; from the exons ATGGGTACGGTACTATCTCTTTCTCCCAAGCCACGTAAATCGGCGCTTCACGAAGACTGCACGGTAAGCATGGCGAATCTGAACGCTCTTTACAACTGCAAGAACAATAATATAAACACGACTACCAAACCATCGATAGAGAAACCTATGAGGAAACATTCGGCTATGTTCATCAGCGCGCTGAGCTGGAAAATGTTTAGTGCTTCGAGCAAGAAGAATAAACcgagcaacaacaacaacaacgtacTTCGGACCAAAAATACGAACATCATCGAGCAACAGAATAACTATAACAACGCCACAAGCAACGGGGTGATTTCCAGCATCAAAAAGTCATATTCCTGTTTCAATCTCAATTCGCACTGTGACAAATCTTCCAAgggcaacaacaacaacgtcaTCAAGAAATCACAAAGTGGCAGCGCGGTGAAAACTCCCAACGCCAAGAAAACCATCCAGGCGTCGACCGGGGAACTGCTGAAATGTCTGGGAAATTTCCTCAGCCGCCGATGTTCCTGTTTGCGGGATTTCGAGGGTAACGATGCCATTATGTGGCTGCGTTCGGTGGACAGGTCTCTGCTGCTGCAAGGATGGCAGGACATTGCGTTCATCACACCAGCAAACCTTGTCTTCGTGTACATGCTGTGTCGGGACTTGGTCGATGACAAAT CCTCCGAATCAGAGCTTCAAGCCGTTGTGCTGACGTGCTTATACTTATCCTATAGTTACATGGGCAACGAGATTAGTTACCCGCTGAAGCCATTCCTCGTTGAAGACGACAAAGACAGGTTCTGGGACAGAAGCTTAAAAATCATTAATGACTGTAGTGCCAATATGTTACGGATTAACAAGGAGAGTACGTATTTCTCTGAAGTATTTGCCGAACTGAAATCCTATTCATAA